In Helianthus annuus cultivar XRQ/B chromosome 3, HanXRQr2.0-SUNRISE, whole genome shotgun sequence, a single window of DNA contains:
- the LOC110921739 gene encoding uncharacterized protein LOC110921739 isoform X1, with protein MMNRSNTTWVTNMCQTLEDICTDIDKFVGKEPVSFVGKQMETVGNQMESVGANVKNFFSGIVDDFGLTHMVEPGHVVKVIPSKGINLAETSTNSVAEVKETTVDSNTNNPKEAPSTHEELCHKPSSTGLPHSERIISEISQHLIGETDSLPINETSDNATQINLDSSSTNSQNPDNRFEEEVVYDGSSHSDALAFEYSDWGLENIIDLNLETDNIIEGDQLMNLEEKKTLLNNHVDELECDLNTLTTHESSEPESQVTCSENQEENSKHIIAGGLSSESLCESLNSSFGNFIVEPDTIDCKPMETMDYLSVSSDILSSCGSFATVDYDPNNDAYASCSGTGLTDFSTVDFEDVKYDKVESGAVYEGGKLSLFPKTSRSKSYKKMIKDAFMSRKRITKEYKQLAIQYADIDKELCQPTQSYKPPAQDLPDSEWELV; from the exons ATGATGAACAGGAGCAATACAACTTGGGTTACCAACATGTGCCAGACGCTAGAAGATATATGCACCGATATTGATAAATTTGTAGGCAAG gaaCCCGTTTCATTTGTGGGGAAACAAATGGAAACTGTGGGGAACCAAATGGAAAGTGTCGGTGCGAACGTGAAGAACTTTTTCTCTGGTATTGTGGATGACTTTGGTCTTACTCACATGGTGGAACCTGGACATGTAGTAAAAGTAATACCTTCAAAAGGTATTAATTTGGCTGAAACTTCCACAAATTCAGTTGCCGAAGTCAAAGAAACTACTGTTGATAGTAACACGAATAACCCGAAAGAAGCTCCTTCGACTCATGAAGAATTATGTCACAAACCATCATCTACTGGTTTGCCCCATTCAGAGCGAATCATCTCTGAAATCAGTCAACATCTTATTGGTGAAACGGACAGTCTACCAATAAACGAGACTTCGGATAACGCCACTCAAATTAATCTAGACTCTTCTTCTACCAATAGTCAAAATCCTGATAACAGATTTGAAGAGGAAGTAGTTTATGATGGAAGTTCACATAGTGATGCTCTAGCATTTGAGTATTCAGATTGGGGTCTAGAAAATATTATCGATCTGAATTTGGAAACCGACAATATTATTGAAGGGGATCAATTGATGAATTTGGAAGAAAAGAAAACACTTCTGAACAACCACGTCGATGAACTTGAATGCGATTTAAATACTTTAACCACTCATGAATCATCTGAACCGGAAAGTCAAGTTACTTGCAGTGAGAATCAAGAAGAGAATTCTAAGCATATTATTGCTGGCGGGTTATCGTCCGAAAGCTTATGCGAGTCGTTAAACTCATCATTCGGAAACTTCATTGTAGAACCAGATACAATTGACTGCAAGCCAATGGAAACCATGGATTATCTCTCTGTGTCATCAGATATTCTCTCATCTTGTGGGTCTTTCGCAACTGTTGACTATGATCCCAATAATGATGCTTATGCGTCTTGCTCTGGAACCG GATTAACAGATTTCTCAACCGTTGACTTTGAAGACGTTAAATACGACAAGGTTGAAAGCGGTGCCGTTTACGAAGGTGGAAAACTTTCTTTGTTTCCCAAGACGTCGAGAAGCAAGTCTTACAAG AAAATGATAAAAGATGCTTTCATGTCAAGAAAAAGGATAACGAAGGAGTACAAGCAGCTGGCGATTCAGTATGCAGATATTGACAAAGAACTATGCCAACCGACACAGAGCTACAAACCGCCGGCCCAAGATCTACCGGACTCTGAATGGGAGCTCGTGTAG
- the LOC110921739 gene encoding uncharacterized protein LOC110921739 isoform X2 gives MCQTLEDICTDIDKFVGKEPVSFVGKQMETVGNQMESVGANVKNFFSGIVDDFGLTHMVEPGHVVKVIPSKGINLAETSTNSVAEVKETTVDSNTNNPKEAPSTHEELCHKPSSTGLPHSERIISEISQHLIGETDSLPINETSDNATQINLDSSSTNSQNPDNRFEEEVVYDGSSHSDALAFEYSDWGLENIIDLNLETDNIIEGDQLMNLEEKKTLLNNHVDELECDLNTLTTHESSEPESQVTCSENQEENSKHIIAGGLSSESLCESLNSSFGNFIVEPDTIDCKPMETMDYLSVSSDILSSCGSFATVDYDPNNDAYASCSGTGLTDFSTVDFEDVKYDKVESGAVYEGGKLSLFPKTSRSKSYKKMIKDAFMSRKRITKEYKQLAIQYADIDKELCQPTQSYKPPAQDLPDSEWELV, from the exons ATGTGCCAGACGCTAGAAGATATATGCACCGATATTGATAAATTTGTAGGCAAG gaaCCCGTTTCATTTGTGGGGAAACAAATGGAAACTGTGGGGAACCAAATGGAAAGTGTCGGTGCGAACGTGAAGAACTTTTTCTCTGGTATTGTGGATGACTTTGGTCTTACTCACATGGTGGAACCTGGACATGTAGTAAAAGTAATACCTTCAAAAGGTATTAATTTGGCTGAAACTTCCACAAATTCAGTTGCCGAAGTCAAAGAAACTACTGTTGATAGTAACACGAATAACCCGAAAGAAGCTCCTTCGACTCATGAAGAATTATGTCACAAACCATCATCTACTGGTTTGCCCCATTCAGAGCGAATCATCTCTGAAATCAGTCAACATCTTATTGGTGAAACGGACAGTCTACCAATAAACGAGACTTCGGATAACGCCACTCAAATTAATCTAGACTCTTCTTCTACCAATAGTCAAAATCCTGATAACAGATTTGAAGAGGAAGTAGTTTATGATGGAAGTTCACATAGTGATGCTCTAGCATTTGAGTATTCAGATTGGGGTCTAGAAAATATTATCGATCTGAATTTGGAAACCGACAATATTATTGAAGGGGATCAATTGATGAATTTGGAAGAAAAGAAAACACTTCTGAACAACCACGTCGATGAACTTGAATGCGATTTAAATACTTTAACCACTCATGAATCATCTGAACCGGAAAGTCAAGTTACTTGCAGTGAGAATCAAGAAGAGAATTCTAAGCATATTATTGCTGGCGGGTTATCGTCCGAAAGCTTATGCGAGTCGTTAAACTCATCATTCGGAAACTTCATTGTAGAACCAGATACAATTGACTGCAAGCCAATGGAAACCATGGATTATCTCTCTGTGTCATCAGATATTCTCTCATCTTGTGGGTCTTTCGCAACTGTTGACTATGATCCCAATAATGATGCTTATGCGTCTTGCTCTGGAACCG GATTAACAGATTTCTCAACCGTTGACTTTGAAGACGTTAAATACGACAAGGTTGAAAGCGGTGCCGTTTACGAAGGTGGAAAACTTTCTTTGTTTCCCAAGACGTCGAGAAGCAAGTCTTACAAG AAAATGATAAAAGATGCTTTCATGTCAAGAAAAAGGATAACGAAGGAGTACAAGCAGCTGGCGATTCAGTATGCAGATATTGACAAAGAACTATGCCAACCGACACAGAGCTACAAACCGCCGGCCCAAGATCTACCGGACTCTGAATGGGAGCTCGTGTAG